The following are encoded in a window of Panicum virgatum strain AP13 chromosome 5N, P.virgatum_v5, whole genome shotgun sequence genomic DNA:
- the LOC120673346 gene encoding protein DMP10-like, which yields MASSPPAIVIQMPSSQTNATAPPTPMVTDEPPTMPMAESSGTTTDKVMTSASNLAQLLPTGTVLAYQALSPSFTNYGNCSASNKWLTAVLVGVLAAFSLFFSFTDSVVGRDRKHYYGVATPHGFNVFNFSGEEEEREWALGELRKLRLRPVDYVHAFFTAVVFLTVAFSDVGLQRCFFPNAGSNTNELLKNRPLGTAFLSSFVFLIFPTKRKGIGYNDTTPDKKA from the coding sequence ATGGCATCTTCTCCTCCGGCCATCGTGATCCAGATGCCTTCTTCGCAGACCAACGCGACAGCACCGCCGACACCTATGGTAACCGATGAACCCCCAACCATGCCGATGGCAGAGAGCTCCGGAACAACGACAGACAAGGTGATGACGAGCGCATCCAACCTGGCGCAGCTCCTGCCGACGGGCACGGTGCTGGCGTACCAGGCGCTGTCCCCGTCCTTCACCAACTACGGCAACTGCAGCGCCTCCAACAAGTGGCTCACGGCCGTGCTGGTCGGCGTCCTTGCCgccttctccctcttcttctccttcaccgACAGCGTCGTTGGCCGCGACCGCAAGCACTACTACGGCGTGGCGACGCCTCACGGGTTCAACGTGTTCAACTTCtccggggaggaggaagagcggGAGTGGGCGCTCGGCGAGCTCCGGAAGCTCCGGCTTCGCCCCGTGGACTACGTGCACGCCTTCTTCACTGCCGTGGTGTTCCTCACCGTGGCGTTCAGCGACGTCGGGCTGCAGAGGTGCTTCTTCCCCAACGCTGGTTCCAACACCAACGAGCTCCTGAAGAATCGGCCTCTGGGGACGGCGTTCTTGTCGAGCTTCGTGTTCTTGATCTTCCCGACCAAAAGGAAGGGCATCGGATACAACGACACCACTCCTGATAAGAAGGCATGA